In Pseudoliparis swirei isolate HS2019 ecotype Mariana Trench chromosome 9, NWPU_hadal_v1, whole genome shotgun sequence, a genomic segment contains:
- the LOC130199376 gene encoding transcription factor PU.1 isoform X1, producing MISKYLVLLCVCQMAYVTEIRLNGGRGAWSRVAPSSCPEVDLEVIEEYLQEHSLEVQPAHTSAAPPSTMGQQMHTHSHQSTRIIENSWSGQHPYEWHCGSHTPNEEYEEQALPPTWPSPHDNQWDHIAYYYEAPAYIDSDSLSSSSQYQEYQDPPSPMSDRGGRNDGDSLPLAPLSGKRKERLFQFLFEMLQTPSMRSCIWWVQSPSGTFQFSSQNKECLAQLWGRRKGNRKTMTYQKMARALRNYSRTGEIKKVKRKLTYRFDEKTLRGLQGNSITV from the exons ATGATTTCTAAATATCTTgtcctgctctgtgtctgccAGATGGCTTATGTAACTGAGATCAGACTGAACGGAGGTCGGGGCGCCTGGAGCAGAGTggctccctcctcctgcccgGAGGTGGACCTGGAGGTCATCGAGGAATACTTGCAGGAGCACTCACTGGAGGTCCAGCCTGCGCACACATCTGCTGCACCTCCATCCACCATGGGgcaacaaatgcacacacactcccaccagAGCACCAGGATCATAG AGAACAGCTGGTCAGGTCAGCATCCATATGAGTGGCATTGTGGCTCTCACACTCCTAATGAGGAATATGAAGAGCAAGCACTGCCTCCCACCTGGCCTAGTCCCCATGACAACCAATGG GACCACATTGCGTATTACTACGAGGCACCTGCATACATTGACTCAGACTCACTGTCCAGTAGCTCCCAGTACCAGGAATACCAAGATCCCCCATCACCAATGTCTGACAGGGGTGGCAGGAATGACGGAGACTCTCTGCCTCTTGCCCCACTTTCAG gaaagaggaaggagcggtTGTTCCAGTTCCTGTTCGAGATGCTCCAGACTCCATCGATGCGTAGCTGCATCTGGTGGGTCCAATCCCCCTCTGGCACGTTCCAGTTCTCCTCCCAAAACAAGGAGTGCCTGGCCCAGCTGTGGGGACGGCGAAAAGGTAATCGCAAGACCATGACCTACCAGAAGATGGCCCGGGCGCTGAGGAACTACTCCCGCACCGGTGAGATAAAGAAGGTGAAGCGGAAGCTCACCTACCGGTTTGATGAGAAGACACTGAGGGGCCTACAAGGAAACTCTATTACAGTGTAG
- the LOC130199376 gene encoding transcription factor PU.1 isoform X2, protein MLAEMETMAYVTEIRLNGGRGAWSRVAPSSCPEVDLEVIEEYLQEHSLEVQPAHTSAAPPSTMGQQMHTHSHQSTRIIENSWSGQHPYEWHCGSHTPNEEYEEQALPPTWPSPHDNQWDHIAYYYEAPAYIDSDSLSSSSQYQEYQDPPSPMSDRGGRNDGDSLPLAPLSGKRKERLFQFLFEMLQTPSMRSCIWWVQSPSGTFQFSSQNKECLAQLWGRRKGNRKTMTYQKMARALRNYSRTGEIKKVKRKLTYRFDEKTLRGLQGNSITV, encoded by the exons ATGCTGGCCGAAATGGAGACG ATGGCTTATGTAACTGAGATCAGACTGAACGGAGGTCGGGGCGCCTGGAGCAGAGTggctccctcctcctgcccgGAGGTGGACCTGGAGGTCATCGAGGAATACTTGCAGGAGCACTCACTGGAGGTCCAGCCTGCGCACACATCTGCTGCACCTCCATCCACCATGGGgcaacaaatgcacacacactcccaccagAGCACCAGGATCATAG AGAACAGCTGGTCAGGTCAGCATCCATATGAGTGGCATTGTGGCTCTCACACTCCTAATGAGGAATATGAAGAGCAAGCACTGCCTCCCACCTGGCCTAGTCCCCATGACAACCAATGG GACCACATTGCGTATTACTACGAGGCACCTGCATACATTGACTCAGACTCACTGTCCAGTAGCTCCCAGTACCAGGAATACCAAGATCCCCCATCACCAATGTCTGACAGGGGTGGCAGGAATGACGGAGACTCTCTGCCTCTTGCCCCACTTTCAG gaaagaggaaggagcggtTGTTCCAGTTCCTGTTCGAGATGCTCCAGACTCCATCGATGCGTAGCTGCATCTGGTGGGTCCAATCCCCCTCTGGCACGTTCCAGTTCTCCTCCCAAAACAAGGAGTGCCTGGCCCAGCTGTGGGGACGGCGAAAAGGTAATCGCAAGACCATGACCTACCAGAAGATGGCCCGGGCGCTGAGGAACTACTCCCGCACCGGTGAGATAAAGAAGGTGAAGCGGAAGCTCACCTACCGGTTTGATGAGAAGACACTGAGGGGCCTACAAGGAAACTCTATTACAGTGTAG